From the Kogia breviceps isolate mKogBre1 chromosome 3, mKogBre1 haplotype 1, whole genome shotgun sequence genome, one window contains:
- the MLH3 gene encoding DNA mismatch repair protein Mlh3 isoform X3 codes for MIKCLSVEVQARLRSGLAICSLGQCAEELALNSIDAEAKCVAVRVNMETFQVQVIDNGFGMGSDDVDKVGNRYFTSKCDSVQDLENPRFYGFRGEALASIADMASAVEISSKKNKSMKTFVKLFQNGKVLKACEADLTRPSAGTTVTVYNLFYQLPVRRKCMDPRLEFEKVRQRIEALSLMHPSISFSLRNDVSGSMVLQLPKTKDICSRFCQIYGLGKSQKLREIDFKYKEFELSGYISSEAHYNKNMQFLFVNKRLVLRTKLHKLIDFLLRKESIICKPKNGSASRQMNSSPRHRSNPELHGIYVINMQCHFCEYDVCLEPAKTLIEFQNWDTVLVCIQEGVKMFLKKEKLFVELSSEDLKEFSEENDFSLFSATLQKQVSSDEKCDQVNFQEACNNILDSCEMFNLQSKAVKRKAPVENINTQNSRDSEAIRKKTDDSFLYTYKSDGPAHSKMESSLQNEDSACSESRILEQETAEASESGANEKHKKSCLELNSSENPCGTSSEMFSSPFQTLYHFEGSREGLEIQNVSTTANGMAANILKNNRIQNQPERFKDATEMGCQPLPVETTLSGAHGAQSEEEKRKNEPSNCGGINVFSYGQVKLCSTGFITHVVQNEQTKSTETEHLFKNHVQPGPVSAKETFGNRTCHSFEAPNTKDLTTTLSKEFAQLPNKRLCRTNTSYGLENKPVATYKNVATFQESSKKSHTGCLPPDASSFSWGRHVSNGSKKTGTLICSAKPVAHKKLSLSSQLGSLEKFKRQYGKVKNPLNTEVEENNTLEITTNLNPQVEPDILWKDKNHFDNAGICKITTMKHDDSNSSCQAVSHVFYSEKLPFSEEDSCWEEQMRCLRESPITLQELSHFNRKPLDVEKSPESLASKLSRFKGSKRETQTMEMTSHFNELPQSDSSRKDSDLSSGLTLDSCQLFKNEQRKTESGNIPVSDSVTQGNLFNKDSETYPNNNTTENSVMSETPLVLPYGHSTVIGKDSDVLLASEQQTGSPDSPRRMLVSHGEDSTAGQNGPCCQSEESIARTCSDNEESNTCSLDWQQHFDVALGRMVYINKLTGLSTFTAPTEDVRAACTKDLTTLAVDVLLENGSQYRCHPFRSDLVLPFLPRAREERTVMRQNNRATGDGAVGPESLQSLFSEWDNPVFARYPEVAVNVSSGQAESLAVKIHNILYPYRFTKEMIHSMQVLQQVDNKFIACVMSTKTEENGEAGGNLLVLVDQHAAHERIRLEQLTIGSYEKQQPQGSGRKKLLSSTISPPLEITVTEEQRRLLSCYHKNLEDLGLEIIFPDTSDSLVLVGKVPLCFVEREASELRRGRSTVTKSIVEEFIQEQVELLQTTGGIQGTLPLTVQKVLASQACHD; via the exons ATGATCAAGTGCTTGTCAGTTGAAGTACAAGCCAGGTTGCGTTCTGGTTTGGCTATATGCTCCTTAGGGCAATGTGCTGAGGAGCTTGCCCTCAATAGTATTGATGCTGAAGCAAAATGCGTGGCTGTCAGGGTAAACATGGAAACCTTCCAAGTTCAGGTGATAGACAATGGATTTGGGATGGGGAGTGATGATGTAGACAAGGTGGGAAATCGTTATTTCACTAGTAAATGCGACTCTGTACAGGACTTGGAGAATCCAAGGTTTTATGGTTTCCGAGGGGAGGCCTTGGCCAGTATAGCTGACATGGCCAGTGCTGTGGAAATTTCATCCAAGAAAAACAAGTCAATGAAAACTTTTGTGAAGCTGTTTCAGAATGGAAAAGTCCTGAAAGCTTGTGAAGCTGACCTGACTCGACCAAGTGCTGGGACAACAGTCACCGTATATAACCTATTTTATCAGTTACCTGTAAGGAGGAAATGCATGGATCCTAGActggagtttgagaaggttaggcaGAGGATAGAAGCTCTCTCACTCATGCacccttccatttctttctctttgagaaATGATGTTTCTGGTTCCATGGTTCTTCAGCTCCCTAAAACCAAAGACATATGTTCCCGATTTTGTCAAATTTATGGACTGGGTAAGTCCCAAAAGTTAagagaaatagattttaaatataagGAGTTTGAGCTTAGTGGCTATATCAGCTCTGAAGCACATTATAATAAGAATATGCAGTTTTTGTTTGTGAACAAGAGGCTAGTTTTAAGGACAAAGTTGCATAAACTCATTGACTTTTTATTAAGGAAAGAAAGCATTATATGCAAGCCAAAGAACGGCTCTGCCAGTAGGCAAATGAATTCAAGTCCTCGGCATCGGTCTAACCCAGAactccatggtatatatgtaatCAACATGCAGTGCCACTTCTGTGAGTATGACGTGTGCTTGGAGCCAGCAAAAACTCTGATTGAGTTTCAGAACTGGGATACTGTCTTGGTTTGCATTCAGGAAggagtaaaaatgtttttaaagaaagaaaaattatttgtggAATTATCAAGTGAAGACCTTAAGGAATTTAGTGAAGAAAATGATTTTAGTTTATTTAGTGCCACTCTTCAGAAGCAAGTGTCCTCTGATGAGAAGTGTGACCAGGTCAATTTCCAAGAAGCATGTAATAATATTTTGGATTCCTGTGAAATGTTTAATTTGCAGTCAAAAGCTGTGAAAAGAAAAGCTCCTGtagaaaacataaacacacagaaTTCTAGGGATTCGGAAGCTATCAGAAAAAAGACAGATGATTCATTTTTATACACTTACAAATCCGATGGGCCAGCCCATAGTAAAATGGAGTCATCTTTACAAAACGAAGATAGCGCTTGCTCAGAGTCAAGGATCTTAGAACAAGAGACAGCTGAAGCATCAGAATCAGGAGCAAATGAGAAACATAAAAAATCTTGCTTGGAACTTAACTCTTCAGAAAACCCATGTGGAACCAGTTCAGAAATGTTTTCAAGCCCTTTTCAGACACTTTATCACTTTGAGGGGAGTAGAGAAGGTCTAGAAATACAGAATGTAAGTACTACTGCTAATGGCATGGCTGCCAACATcctgaaaaataatagaattcaGAATCAACCAGAGAGATTTAAAGATGCTACTGAAATGGGATGCCAACCTCTGCCTGTTGAGACAACATTGTCAGGAGCACATGGTGCTCAGAgcgaagaagagaaaagaaaaaatgaacctAGTAATTGTGGAGGAATAAATGTTTTTAGTTATGGGCAAGTTAAATTATGTTCCACTGGCTTCATAACTCATGTGGTACAAAATGAGCAAACTAAATCAACTGAAAcagaacatttatttaaaaatcatgttcaaCCTGGTCCTGTGAGTGCCAAAGAGACATTTGGAAATAGAACATGCCATTCATTTGAGGCTCCAAACACCAAAGATTTAACCACCACTTTAAGTAAAGAATTTGCTCAACTGCCCAACAAAAGATTGTGCAGAACAAATACAAGTTATGGCCTAGAGAACAAACCTGTAGCAACTTATAAAAATGTTGCTACTTTTCAGGAGAGTAGTAAAAAATCGCACACAGGTTGCTTACCACCTGACGCATCCTCTTTCTCTTGGGGTAGACATGTTTCAAATGGTAGTAAGAAAACAGGTACGTTGATTTGTTCTGCCAAACCCGTAGCTCATAAGAAGCTAAGCTTAAGTTCACAACTAGGATCTTTAGAGAAGTTTAAGAGGCAATATGGGAAGGTTAAAAATCCTCTGAATACAGAAGTGGAGGAAAATAACACTTTAGAAATCACTACCAATCTCAATCCTCAGGTCGAACCTGACATTCTgtggaaagacaaaaaccacttCGACAACGCTGGCATTTGTAAAATCACTACTATGAAACATGATGATTCAAATAGTAGTTGTCAAGCAGTAAGTCACGTGTTTTATTCAGAAAAGTTACCATTCTCCGAGGAAGACAGTTGTTGGGAAGAACAGATGCGTTGCTTAAGAGAAAGCCCTATAACCCTACAGGAGTTATCTCATTTTAACAGAAAGCCTTTGGATGTTGAGAAGTCACCTGAATCACTAGCCTCTAAATTATCCAGATTCAAAGGCTCCAAAAGAGAGACTCAAACGATGGAGATGACTAGTCATTTTAATGAACTTCCACAATCAGATTCCAGTAGGAAAGACAGTGACTTGTCCAGTGGGTTAACCTTAGATTCTTgtcagttatttaaaaatgagcaaagaaaaacagaaagtggCAACATCCCAGTGTCCGACTCTGTCACACAGGGTAATCTCTTCAATAAAGACAGTGAAACATATCCTAACAACAATACAACAGAGAACTCTGTGATGTCAGAAACTCCTTTAGTACTGCCCTATGGTCATTCTACAGTTATCGGTAAGGATTCAGATGTTCTTCTAGCTTCAGAACAACAGACTGGAAGTCCTGACTCTCCACGTAGAATGTTAGTGAGTCACGGAGAAGATTCCACAGCTGGCCAAAATGGACCTTGTTGTCAGAGTGAGGAATCTATAGCAAGAACTTGTTCTGATAATGAAGAGTCCAACACATGTTCTTTGGATTGGCAGCAGCATTTTGATGTAGCCCTGGGAAGAATGGTTTACATCAACAAGCTAACAGGACTTAGCACATTCACTGCTCCTACTGAGGACGTCCGGGCTGCTTGTACTAAAGACCTGACAACTCTGGCTGTGGATGTTCTACTTGAGAATG gATCTCAGTACAGGTGTCATCCTTTTAGAAGCGACCtcgttcttcctttccttcctagaGCTCGTGAAGAGAGGACTGTGATGAGACAGAATAACAGAG CTACTGGGGATGGTGCTGTTGGTCCTGAATCGcttcagtctttgttctcagaatGGGACAACCCAGTATTTGCCCGTTATCCAGAG GTTGCTGTTAACGTTAGCAGCGGCCAGGCTGAGAGCCTAGCAGTTAAAATTCACAACATCTTGTATCCTTATCGTTTCACCAAAGAAATGATTCACTCGATGCAG GTTCTCCAGCAAGTGGATAACAAGTTTATTGCCTGTGTAATGAGCACTAAGACTGAAGAGAACGGTGAGGCAG GTGGAAACCTGCTAGTCTTGGTGGACCAGCATGCTGCCCACGAGCGCATCCGACTGGAGCAGCTGACCATTG GTTCCTATGAGAAGCAACAGCCACAAGGATCTGGTCGAAAAAAATTACTGTCTTCCACTATAAGTCCTCCACTAGAGATAACAGTGACAGAGGAACAAAGGCGACTCTTATC GTGTTACCACAAAAATCTGGAAGATCTGGGCCTTGAAATTATATTTCCAGACACTAGTGATTCTCTGGTCCTTGTAGGAAAAGTACCACTCTGTTTTGTGGAAAGAGAAGCCAGTGAACTTCGAAGAGGGAGATCTACTGTGACCAAGAGCATTGTGGAG GAATTTATTCAAGAACAAGTGGAG CTACTCCAGACCACAGGAGGCATCCAAGGGACTTTGCCACTGACTGTCCAGAAGGTGTTGGCATCCCAAGCCTGCCATG
- the MLH3 gene encoding DNA mismatch repair protein Mlh3 isoform X4 encodes MIKCLSVEVQARLRSGLAICSLGQCAEELALNSIDAEAKCVAVRVNMETFQVQVIDNGFGMGSDDVDKVGNRYFTSKCDSVQDLENPRFYGFRGEALASIADMASAVEISSKKNKSMKTFVKLFQNGKVLKACEADLTRPSAGTTVTVYNLFYQLPVRRKCMDPRLEFEKVRQRIEALSLMHPSISFSLRNDVSGSMVLQLPKTKDICSRFCQIYGLGKSQKLREIDFKYKEFELSGYISSEAHYNKNMQFLFVNKRLVLRTKLHKLIDFLLRKESIICKPKNGSASRQMNSSPRHRSNPELHGIYVINMQCHFCEYDVCLEPAKTLIEFQNWDTVLVCIQEGVKMFLKKEKLFVELSSEDLKEFSEENDFSLFSATLQKQVSSDEKCDQVNFQEACNNILDSCEMFNLQSKAVKRKAPVENINTQNSRDSEAIRKKTDDSFLYTYKSDGPAHSKMESSLQNEDSACSESRILEQETAEASESGANEKHKKSCLELNSSENPCGTSSEMFSSPFQTLYHFEGSREGLEIQNVSTTANGMAANILKNNRIQNQPERFKDATEMGCQPLPVETTLSGAHGAQSEEEKRKNEPSNCGGINVFSYGQVKLCSTGFITHVVQNEQTKSTETEHLFKNHVQPGPVSAKETFGNRTCHSFEAPNTKDLTTTLSKEFAQLPNKRLCRTNTSYGLENKPVATYKNVATFQESSKKSHTGCLPPDASSFSWGRHVSNGSKKTGTLICSAKPVAHKKLSLSSQLGSLEKFKRQYGKVKNPLNTEVEENNTLEITTNLNPQVEPDILWKDKNHFDNAGICKITTMKHDDSNSSCQAVSHVFYSEKLPFSEEDSCWEEQMRCLRESPITLQELSHFNRKPLDVEKSPESLASKLSRFKGSKRETQTMEMTSHFNELPQSDSSRKDSDLSSGLTLDSCQLFKNEQRKTESGNIPVSDSVTQGNLFNKDSETYPNNNTTENSVMSETPLVLPYGHSTVIGKDSDVLLASEQQTGSPDSPRRMLVSHGEDSTAGQNGPCCQSEESIARTCSDNEESNTCSLDWQQHFDVALGRMVYINKLTGLSTFTAPTEDVRAACTKDLTTLAVDVLLENATGDGAVGPESLQSLFSEWDNPVFARYPEVAVNVSSGQAESLAVKIHNILYPYRFTKEMIHSMQVLQQVDNKFIACVMSTKTEENGEAGGNLLVLVDQHAAHERIRLEQLTIGSYEKQQPQGSGRKKLLSSTISPPLEITVTEEQRRLLSCYHKNLEDLGLEIIFPDTSDSLVLVGKVPLCFVEREASELRRGRSTVTKSIVEEFIQEQVELLQTTGGIQGTLPLTVQKVLASQACHD; translated from the exons ATGATCAAGTGCTTGTCAGTTGAAGTACAAGCCAGGTTGCGTTCTGGTTTGGCTATATGCTCCTTAGGGCAATGTGCTGAGGAGCTTGCCCTCAATAGTATTGATGCTGAAGCAAAATGCGTGGCTGTCAGGGTAAACATGGAAACCTTCCAAGTTCAGGTGATAGACAATGGATTTGGGATGGGGAGTGATGATGTAGACAAGGTGGGAAATCGTTATTTCACTAGTAAATGCGACTCTGTACAGGACTTGGAGAATCCAAGGTTTTATGGTTTCCGAGGGGAGGCCTTGGCCAGTATAGCTGACATGGCCAGTGCTGTGGAAATTTCATCCAAGAAAAACAAGTCAATGAAAACTTTTGTGAAGCTGTTTCAGAATGGAAAAGTCCTGAAAGCTTGTGAAGCTGACCTGACTCGACCAAGTGCTGGGACAACAGTCACCGTATATAACCTATTTTATCAGTTACCTGTAAGGAGGAAATGCATGGATCCTAGActggagtttgagaaggttaggcaGAGGATAGAAGCTCTCTCACTCATGCacccttccatttctttctctttgagaaATGATGTTTCTGGTTCCATGGTTCTTCAGCTCCCTAAAACCAAAGACATATGTTCCCGATTTTGTCAAATTTATGGACTGGGTAAGTCCCAAAAGTTAagagaaatagattttaaatataagGAGTTTGAGCTTAGTGGCTATATCAGCTCTGAAGCACATTATAATAAGAATATGCAGTTTTTGTTTGTGAACAAGAGGCTAGTTTTAAGGACAAAGTTGCATAAACTCATTGACTTTTTATTAAGGAAAGAAAGCATTATATGCAAGCCAAAGAACGGCTCTGCCAGTAGGCAAATGAATTCAAGTCCTCGGCATCGGTCTAACCCAGAactccatggtatatatgtaatCAACATGCAGTGCCACTTCTGTGAGTATGACGTGTGCTTGGAGCCAGCAAAAACTCTGATTGAGTTTCAGAACTGGGATACTGTCTTGGTTTGCATTCAGGAAggagtaaaaatgtttttaaagaaagaaaaattatttgtggAATTATCAAGTGAAGACCTTAAGGAATTTAGTGAAGAAAATGATTTTAGTTTATTTAGTGCCACTCTTCAGAAGCAAGTGTCCTCTGATGAGAAGTGTGACCAGGTCAATTTCCAAGAAGCATGTAATAATATTTTGGATTCCTGTGAAATGTTTAATTTGCAGTCAAAAGCTGTGAAAAGAAAAGCTCCTGtagaaaacataaacacacagaaTTCTAGGGATTCGGAAGCTATCAGAAAAAAGACAGATGATTCATTTTTATACACTTACAAATCCGATGGGCCAGCCCATAGTAAAATGGAGTCATCTTTACAAAACGAAGATAGCGCTTGCTCAGAGTCAAGGATCTTAGAACAAGAGACAGCTGAAGCATCAGAATCAGGAGCAAATGAGAAACATAAAAAATCTTGCTTGGAACTTAACTCTTCAGAAAACCCATGTGGAACCAGTTCAGAAATGTTTTCAAGCCCTTTTCAGACACTTTATCACTTTGAGGGGAGTAGAGAAGGTCTAGAAATACAGAATGTAAGTACTACTGCTAATGGCATGGCTGCCAACATcctgaaaaataatagaattcaGAATCAACCAGAGAGATTTAAAGATGCTACTGAAATGGGATGCCAACCTCTGCCTGTTGAGACAACATTGTCAGGAGCACATGGTGCTCAGAgcgaagaagagaaaagaaaaaatgaacctAGTAATTGTGGAGGAATAAATGTTTTTAGTTATGGGCAAGTTAAATTATGTTCCACTGGCTTCATAACTCATGTGGTACAAAATGAGCAAACTAAATCAACTGAAAcagaacatttatttaaaaatcatgttcaaCCTGGTCCTGTGAGTGCCAAAGAGACATTTGGAAATAGAACATGCCATTCATTTGAGGCTCCAAACACCAAAGATTTAACCACCACTTTAAGTAAAGAATTTGCTCAACTGCCCAACAAAAGATTGTGCAGAACAAATACAAGTTATGGCCTAGAGAACAAACCTGTAGCAACTTATAAAAATGTTGCTACTTTTCAGGAGAGTAGTAAAAAATCGCACACAGGTTGCTTACCACCTGACGCATCCTCTTTCTCTTGGGGTAGACATGTTTCAAATGGTAGTAAGAAAACAGGTACGTTGATTTGTTCTGCCAAACCCGTAGCTCATAAGAAGCTAAGCTTAAGTTCACAACTAGGATCTTTAGAGAAGTTTAAGAGGCAATATGGGAAGGTTAAAAATCCTCTGAATACAGAAGTGGAGGAAAATAACACTTTAGAAATCACTACCAATCTCAATCCTCAGGTCGAACCTGACATTCTgtggaaagacaaaaaccacttCGACAACGCTGGCATTTGTAAAATCACTACTATGAAACATGATGATTCAAATAGTAGTTGTCAAGCAGTAAGTCACGTGTTTTATTCAGAAAAGTTACCATTCTCCGAGGAAGACAGTTGTTGGGAAGAACAGATGCGTTGCTTAAGAGAAAGCCCTATAACCCTACAGGAGTTATCTCATTTTAACAGAAAGCCTTTGGATGTTGAGAAGTCACCTGAATCACTAGCCTCTAAATTATCCAGATTCAAAGGCTCCAAAAGAGAGACTCAAACGATGGAGATGACTAGTCATTTTAATGAACTTCCACAATCAGATTCCAGTAGGAAAGACAGTGACTTGTCCAGTGGGTTAACCTTAGATTCTTgtcagttatttaaaaatgagcaaagaaaaacagaaagtggCAACATCCCAGTGTCCGACTCTGTCACACAGGGTAATCTCTTCAATAAAGACAGTGAAACATATCCTAACAACAATACAACAGAGAACTCTGTGATGTCAGAAACTCCTTTAGTACTGCCCTATGGTCATTCTACAGTTATCGGTAAGGATTCAGATGTTCTTCTAGCTTCAGAACAACAGACTGGAAGTCCTGACTCTCCACGTAGAATGTTAGTGAGTCACGGAGAAGATTCCACAGCTGGCCAAAATGGACCTTGTTGTCAGAGTGAGGAATCTATAGCAAGAACTTGTTCTGATAATGAAGAGTCCAACACATGTTCTTTGGATTGGCAGCAGCATTTTGATGTAGCCCTGGGAAGAATGGTTTACATCAACAAGCTAACAGGACTTAGCACATTCACTGCTCCTACTGAGGACGTCCGGGCTGCTTGTACTAAAGACCTGACAACTCTGGCTGTGGATGTTCTACTTGAGAATG CTACTGGGGATGGTGCTGTTGGTCCTGAATCGcttcagtctttgttctcagaatGGGACAACCCAGTATTTGCCCGTTATCCAGAG GTTGCTGTTAACGTTAGCAGCGGCCAGGCTGAGAGCCTAGCAGTTAAAATTCACAACATCTTGTATCCTTATCGTTTCACCAAAGAAATGATTCACTCGATGCAG GTTCTCCAGCAAGTGGATAACAAGTTTATTGCCTGTGTAATGAGCACTAAGACTGAAGAGAACGGTGAGGCAG GTGGAAACCTGCTAGTCTTGGTGGACCAGCATGCTGCCCACGAGCGCATCCGACTGGAGCAGCTGACCATTG GTTCCTATGAGAAGCAACAGCCACAAGGATCTGGTCGAAAAAAATTACTGTCTTCCACTATAAGTCCTCCACTAGAGATAACAGTGACAGAGGAACAAAGGCGACTCTTATC GTGTTACCACAAAAATCTGGAAGATCTGGGCCTTGAAATTATATTTCCAGACACTAGTGATTCTCTGGTCCTTGTAGGAAAAGTACCACTCTGTTTTGTGGAAAGAGAAGCCAGTGAACTTCGAAGAGGGAGATCTACTGTGACCAAGAGCATTGTGGAG GAATTTATTCAAGAACAAGTGGAG CTACTCCAGACCACAGGAGGCATCCAAGGGACTTTGCCACTGACTGTCCAGAAGGTGTTGGCATCCCAAGCCTGCCATG